The Couchioplanes caeruleus sequence CCCGCGCGGGCGATCTGCGCCCGTTCTTCGCCGACCACCGCGCCGTGCCGGCGCACAGCGGATAGGGGATCACATGACGATCAAAGTCGTATTTCTCGGCGGCAGCAGCACGCTGGGACTCGGCGTGCAGGGCCGCTCGTACGCCGTGCGCTACGCGGAGAAGCTCGGCGCCGACGTGGAGACTCTCCAGCTTTCCCGCTCGGCGCAGACCGTGGCCGACGTGACGCCGGAAACCCTCGAGCGGATCCGTGCCTTCCGGCCCGACGTCGTGCTCCTCTCCTTCGGCGCTGCCGAGGGACACGTGCACCCGAGCCGGTTCCTGCAGGCCGTGCTCGACCGGTTCGCCCCGCGGAGCTGGCGGGGGCCGGCCGGGATGGAACCGCGGCCCTACTTCTCGCGGACGCGCACCAAGCGGGCCCGGCAGATCTTGATTTCCGGGACGAAGGTCCTCATGAAACGCGTGATCATCGGGGCCACCGGCGGTTACCACCGGCTGCCGTCGGACGTCTTCGAGGCGCGGCTGCGGGAGGTCCTCGACGAGTTGGGGCCGGCCACGAAGGTGCTGATCGGGCTGTGGCGGGTCGACGCCTACAAGTTCCCCCGCTCCAACCCGGTGCTGCGACACAACGACGGCCTGCTGCGGGCGATCGCCGCCGAGCGCGCCGATGTGCGCTTCGTCGACACCGCCGACGCCGTCCGCTACTGGGACGACTTCCTCGACGACCACGCCCACCTGAACGACGCGGGGCACGACCGGGTCGCCGATCTGATCCTGCAGGCCACCAGCCGGACCCCAGCCGCTGCCGCGAGGTAGCAGAGAGAAGAGACGTGACCGCCGTACTGGAACTGGAAGCGTCGCCACGGCAAGGTCCGCGCCGGCCGCGGCCGGCCCCGTGGTGGCTCTTCGCCGGCGTGCTGTCGGTCGCCGCCGCCGCTTACCTGGTCAATCTGCGCGGTGCGCTCGACTTCGACCTCGACGAGGTCATGTACACGATCGCCGGGCAGAACGTGGCCGGCGCCGACTCGGTCTCCTGGGGCGACCGGCCGACGAGCGTCCACCCGCCGGTGCACTTCCTGCTGGTCGGCGCCTGGACGCTGATCACCGGCACCGCGCACGGCAGCGTGGTGGACGCGCTGTTCGGCGCCC is a genomic window containing:
- a CDS encoding SGNH/GDSL hydrolase family protein gives rise to the protein MTIKVVFLGGSSTLGLGVQGRSYAVRYAEKLGADVETLQLSRSAQTVADVTPETLERIRAFRPDVVLLSFGAAEGHVHPSRFLQAVLDRFAPRSWRGPAGMEPRPYFSRTRTKRARQILISGTKVLMKRVIIGATGGYHRLPSDVFEARLREVLDELGPATKVLIGLWRVDAYKFPRSNPVLRHNDGLLRAIAAERADVRFVDTADAVRYWDDFLDDHAHLNDAGHDRVADLILQATSRTPAAAAR